In Deltaproteobacteria bacterium, the DNA window CACGCGTGCCGCTAGCGACGACGTACCGTGCACGGTTGTTGGTGGACGATGGATTGGCGGTCGACAACGAAGCCTATGTGGTCCTCCCGTCGTTGCGGACCATTCCTCTCTTGTTAGTTTCTCCCGCTGCTCATGTCGTGAACAGCCTCAATCAAATTCCCAATCTACGCGTTGAACGTGTTCCACCGGCAGAATACACGCCTGAGCGTGCTGCTGGGTTCCCGCTGATTCTGTTCCATTTGGTGATTCCGGAAACACTGCCAGCAACGAATGCCGCATTTGTCTTTCCACCAGAAGGGAATGCCTTGTTCCCTCTGGGAAAAGCTGCTCGGCGACCACAGGTGACCCAGTGGGCCTCAGCTCATCCTTTGACCAGTTATGTGACGTTCTCATTGTTAACGCCATCATATGGGCAGGCGTTGCTCCCTGTTGGGTGGTGTACGCCGATTGTGAGCGGTACAGTGGGAACGCTTGTGCTTGCGGGTGAACGAGATGGATATCGCTATGCAGCGGTGGGGTTTGACTTGCTGCCATACCTGGGGAAGCAAAATCTTCCGACCTCGATTTTTACCCTTAATCTCTTGGGCTGGTTGGCTGCGCGTGCTGGACTGCCGCTGGATTTGCATACAGGATCATCGCTGCAGGTCAGTAATGCCGAAACGCAGATTCGCATGGCGGACGGAGAACGCGTGCTGCCAGTCGGGAATGCCGCGCTTTTCGCAAAACAAGGTGTGTACACGATTGTCGAGAATGGGCGCGAGCGGCAGATTGCGGTGAACCTGAGCAGTGCTGAGGAGTCGCGACTCGGGCGTCCGCTCCAGGTCGCTTCCTTGGCTGCACCCACTCCGCTCTCCCTGGAAAAAACCGGCAAACCTTTGTGGCCGTGGCTCCTGCTCGGCGTGGTGTGCTTGCTGATGATCGAGTGGTGGTGGGCAATGCGACAGCCGACGAGAATGTCTGCGAACCCATGAAGTAAGGGTATCGTTGCCGATGTTCTGTCTCCGCCTGATCTCACTTCTCCAAGTGTCTTTCTTCAGGTGATTTCCGAAAAAGAGGCTCCCTGAGATGTCGATGTTCTGCTGATAGGGGCAGGCACAGCCTGCCCTACCCAGAGCCAGCAAAGACACGGAGGGCGGGCTGTGCCCGCCACCAGAGACTGCGGGATATTTTTTCCAAGAAATCGCCTTAGTTCTTTGCTGCATCCCAGCGCAGTTCGATAGAAAGGAACCACGGTGTGGCAGCGGAGTCTGGGTTTTCAATCTGCCGGAGCGAGAGCTGAAGTTGTGGCGCACGCTGGTCGGCGACGAGAGAGTCTTGCGAGATGAAATATCGTAGCTCCTCATTCTGATCCTTTGTGTACCACTCACTCAGAGTGCTTTGTGAAAGATGCCAACTTTGCAATAAGGCTGTGGCCTTCGCAAACGCGTCGGCTTTGGTGTACGCCTGAGAAATAATCAACAGACGCTGGACCGTCTGGTCCTTTCCCGTAGTCCACACGGTACGAACGGTATCCGAGATAACGCGGTCATGTGGCAACAATAGCTGTAGCTCGATGTTTCCTTCGAAAGAACATGTGTCAAAATACTTTGTTGTGCCACACGCATTCTCCTTGATGCGCGTGAAGGCGTCAAAACGAGCCCCATCGCGAAAATCAAGAGTGAGGGCAATCGGGGTGTGGGCCTGATAGTACGCAGACGCGAAGCCGTATGCGACGACTCCTAGCAGCAGTATCCCGAGGATACCCACGAGCCCAGACACCCCGAGGGCAATACGCCGCAGCCAGTTCGCACGTATTTGTCGTCTACTAAGAAAGAGCCCAAGCCCACCGATGACGATGAGTGCCAGTGCGAAAGCAAAGATCCGCAACGCAACGGTAAGGGCATTCAGAACGGCTTGACCTTGCAGCACGGCGTCGAGCATGCAGATAGCTCCTCATTGACTATTCTCTCGCGGAATCCACCATGACGTGTATTTTCCACCACTGATGGACTCGACAATCGCCTCCATCGGATCAGTCCGATCACGGAGTTGTCGACCCGGCAGTTCGATACGTCCGTTACGAACCGTGAAACGATAGATACCGTACGATTGTCCTGCCAGGTCACCCACACTTCATAGCGATAGTAGCCGTCTCCTGTCGCCGCATGCGGCAACCACTGTACGGGCTCGCCCTGGGTCTGCATATCCACCACAAAATGATCTGCCGGGTCGACAATCTTCACGGTCATACTCATGACTTGGGGTACCTTCCCAGGTTCAATGTGGACCAGGTTCGGGGTAATCCGTACGACTGCGGGTGGACCCTCGGCTTGGCTCGGGGAAACGATGCCGAGCAAACTCAGGAGCACATTTGTTATGAGTAACACACTGCGATGTACGTACCAGTGAGACCGCATCAAGGTTCCTCCTTTTTGGCTTGTCTAGTCACGCAAGACAGGCAGCCTGTACTCTATAGGCGTAAGAAAGAGTGGAGCAGTTGTTCCTCAGGAGCAAAAAAAGGGGGGAAGAAAAAAAATTCTACGGAATCCATGACGCTGTTAAAACGTAGCGTGGTCAATCTCAGGTGCCTCACAGAGATGAGGAAAGTCCTCGTAACCTCTCGAAAGAGAGGAGCGCTTGCGTGCCTCCCCTGAGCAGTACAAAAGACCGGCAAACCGCTGTGGCCGTGGCTGCCCTTTGTGACGCTCGGCTTGCTATTGATCGACTGGTGGCGAACAATGCGACCGTCGGCCAGAGTCACGGCAAGAATATGAAGGCGTAACGCTACCTGTTCGGGAGGAGCCCCAATTCCTTCGAGTCTTCTGAGGTGCCACCGGTATACTCATCGGGTTCTTCTGGGTGTCCGTGTTCGTCCCAATTTTTCCAGATGCCGACCTCTTTACCATTCTCGAAATGGCCTTGTGTAGAGAGTTGACCATTCTCGTGAAAGTCTTGCCAGAGACCGTGTTGCTTGCCGTACCGGTACTCTCCACGTGAAAATAGCCACCCTTCATTCGCGAAAAACTCCTCTGTTGGACCGTGCTTGACCCACGTCGTGCCGTCGGCAGCGAGCACTCGTTGATAACGACTGGTGACAACGCCTTTTCGCGTACGCTCCTCGACTCGTTGCATTCGGTGAGACTGATTGTCGTCAAGAACCACGGCTGACTCGCTTAAGACAATCGGCTCGGGATCCCGTGCGCTGCCTCGGATACGCCGCACCATCTGCCAGAGCACGGCGAATAAAGCACCACCGATGCAGACGATCGCGATATCTGTCGCACCGTCAATGGCTTCTTTTCCGAAGAGGAGTGGAACGAGTGTGAACGACAAGATTCCGACAACGAATAGGCTGAGAACGAACCTCTGCCAGAAAATGATGAACTCCACAGGGACCTCCTTACCTTTCCGCGAATAGGGAGTTATTGAGAACACCGATGACTGTCGTAAGGGCAGATCGGCACAACAGCTTCTAAGTATGCTTAGAGAAGGCCGCGATCCACGTCCGTACCTCCGGTAGTCCAAATTGCATGGCGTGCAGAAATTCTGCCCACGCGCCGTCGATGTCTCCTGACCGATATCGGAAGCTGCCGCGGGAAACATAGAGCCAAACCTCTCACGGAACCCATCTATTATATATAGGAAGAGGCGGTCATTGGTTTCAGCCTACTTTTCTGACAACCTTTACGGAGTTTAGATTTTCACCATGACACGAACATCCCTCTTCGTCCGATTCGTCTTGCTGTTCCTGGCTATTTTGCCTTCGTCGCCTGCCGATGCCGTAACCAGGGACGAAGCCCTTCTCGGCAAGGCGATCACTACGCCAAAGCTCGATACGCCATTCTTTCATACGACGGAGACCTCGTATCACTGGTGGATCGTAGAAGACGACAACGGGCATGTGGAGGACACGACAGACGGCGTGATTGACGCCAACGATCTGCTACGGGTCGAGCACACCGCGAGTTGTGTCTCCAGCCATCAGGGTAAACATCAGATGAACTTTTGTGACGCCATGACAACCCCTAACGGCGTCACACTCGTATTCACGGGTGGACTCCCAGCCTATGCGAGTTCCCTCACGGTTATGATCGACCGGACGCTCCACTACCGCTGTTTATTCTCAGCAACATACCCTGCGCTAACAAACCCGTTGCAGTGGAAGATCCTCAAACAGGAACTTCGCCTCAAATCTCCTGACCTGCGGAGGGGCGCTCGCATCTATGGCTGGTTGTCCGTGACGTTTGCGGAAATCGATACGATCACTCACGAAACCAGGACGTACAAGATCGAGGGATACTTTAAACCTGTCCTTCAACACTAGTACCGTGTCTCATAACTTCGTGAGCAGTTGTAGGGCGTGCGAAGCGCGCCAACTGACTGGCGCGTGGTACGCGCCCTACGATTTCACCGCGAATGAACTTGCGAAACACGGTACTAGGCACCATGAGTAGCCTTCGCCAAGCATGGAAAGGCGCAGGCTTGGTACCAGCGCTAAAACGCTTCTTGTGTCGAAAATAGCAGATGGCAGGATGTTCCTCTCAGACGTTGCTCATTTTTACGTGTCGCGTTTCGAACTGTTCCTGAGAGATGGCTTTTTCGTAAAAGAAGTAGCGCTAGGCATCTGTTGCTAACCACGTGTGAGTAATGATGGTAAAAGTTTTTGGATCACTACTGTGCAGCGGTTTGGCCAGGCCCAGTACGATATGGAGCGCGATGTAGCCGCCAGCACTGAGCAAGAAGGCGCTGATCAGGAAGAAGGCAAAGACTTTAAGCGAACGAAACATAGGGAAACGGCCTGGCGCGCAGGAAGTCTTCGTTTGAAAAACTCACCGTGAGGCCCTTACTCACGAAATGTGAATGCCAGTGTGAGATTTCGCCCCTAACCCCTTGACGCGCCAAACCTGTCTCTCTGAGAATGTCGGTGTTACGACCTTCCACCCACGTGCGTTCCCTGGCTCGCAAACGCATCCTTGCCATGCGCATAGGCAAAAATGTTTTGCCCCGCGTTGCGGTTCACCAACTCACGTCCCCACATGGGATGGAACATGCTACGCACTTCATGCTCAATCGTGCACAGTACGCGCCCTGAATCTGGATCGATAACATCGCGGAAACGATACTGATGATTATCACTTTCTTCGCAGACGAGCCCACGTTCTTTCAAGAAGGAATGTGGACCGGAGAAGTTGGCAATGTACACGGCAATGTGATGGCCATCATAGGCAGGGATCGGCGCGGTGGTCTCACGAAACATCAGTTTTTGTGAACGGCCAACTTGCACACAGGCCACTGCGCCCTGTTTGCCCGGCGTCCAGGTGGTTGGTGCTTGCATGATTTCCTTGTAGAACTGGGCGACACCTAACGCGGAGTTGGGTTCGACCATAAACTCAAGATAGGGAATTCCTAATGTCATATCACCAAATTGCGGACCAGGAGCGTGGACACGAAACTTATTACCCCACGGGCAGGTGATAGCAATGTGACCATTCTCTTCTGCGCAGCAGAACGAGGTGCCGGTAAGCTTGGTCTGTGCGCGTTCCAAGCGACGTTTGAGTCCATCGAGGTCGGGAACGACGAGGCCGATGAGGCCGCGCAGCACTTGTGGTTGCCGAGTAGGAAGATGAAATTGCTGCTCACCGATATTCACCCACATATTCTCTGTCCCCACCATCATGTAGGGGTCGCGGGTGAGCCCGAGGGTTTGAATATAAAATTGTAATGCAATGTTTTGATCTGGAACGGTAACGTTGACGTGCTCCATTGCTAAGATGTTGCCAACATCTTGTGTCGTACGATCATAATTTTTTTCGGCCATGTGTTTTTCCTCCTTTACGGGATGGGCCAAGCTTAGTCCGATTGCGTATGGTTTTGCAAGGTTAGCGTATGGAGTTTTTGTTACCCAGGTATTGCTGTCGTTCTGGCGTATACCTCCATCATGAAGTACAGTCACAAGCTCTGGACAACTGGATACCGATCGGCATTTGGATCAACACTATTGCGTTAATTGCTGCGAGTGTTGCAACGGTCATTTCCTTACGAAGGATTGCTGAAGTCTTGAACCGTGTTGAGGAAACAGCCGCACGTGGAGAGCGAATGACGGCGGAGGTCCTTACGCGGTTAACCAGCTCAACTGCGCAATAGGAAATTGCTACCCGATCCGACGGAAGTGTCGTGTCTCGATCTTGGGAGAGTCGAGTGGCGAACACGCGACGAGCGTCTGATCTGCCATCCCGACAAACAAGCCGTGACCAACAATACCCGGAATCGCATTGAGTTGCTGATTCAGTCGCGCAGCATCGGTAATCGCGTCAAACTTGACATCGAGAATCGGGTGCCCAAGGTCGGACATCACCGGCCCGAGCTTGCCGTTGCTTGAGCGAATTTTCGCTTGCCCACCGAACTCTCGCACTTTTTGCATCACAAACGCGAGAGCTGGAGTAATCACTTCTACTGGGACCGCCGTGCGTGCGCCGAGTACTGAAACCGGCTTACTCTCGTCAGCGACGACAACAAATTGTTTTGCCATAGCGGCAACGAGTTTTTCCATGATGTGGGCGCCGCCACCACCTTTCACCAGGTTTCCTGCAGGATCGATTTC includes these proteins:
- the rpiA gene encoding ribose-5-phosphate isomerase RpiA; this encodes MSDVDALKKAAALAALELVTNNAVVGLGSGSTLVYFIQELGVRVRSGRLQVVGVPTSFQSHFLAKEAGIPLLDPMGVERVDITVDGADEIDPAGNLVKGGGGAHIMEKLVAAMAKQFVVVADESKPVSVLGARTAVPVEVITPALAFVMQKVREFGGQAKIRSSNGKLGPVMSDLGHPILDVKFDAITDAARLNQQLNAIPGIVGHGLFVGMADQTLVACSPLDSPKIETRHFRRIG